The following proteins are encoded in a genomic region of Micropterus dolomieu isolate WLL.071019.BEF.003 ecotype Adirondacks linkage group LG04, ASM2129224v1, whole genome shotgun sequence:
- the smim14 gene encoding small integral membrane protein 14: MAEGGFDPCECVCTHEYAMRRLINLLRQSQSYCTDTDCPQELPGPSGPAGNGGGDLTLPMVMMGWMVLALLLFLLRPSSLRGHRPSGKPTGPHNSDRREPPAPPID; this comes from the exons ATGGCAGAGGGAGGCTTTGATCCTTGCGAGTGCGTCTGCACCCATGAGTATGCTATGAGGCGCCTCATCAACCTG CTCAGGCAATCTCAGTCCTACTGCACAGACACAGACTGCCCTCAGGAAT tgccaGGTCCCAGTGGGCCAGCTGGCAACGGAGGAGGTGACCTGACCCTCCCCATGGTCATGATGGGATGGATGGTGCTGGCTCTGCTCCTGTTCCTGCTGCGCCCATCCAGTCTCAGGGGTCATCGTCCCTCAGGCAAACCTACTGGACCCCACAAT AGTGACAGAAGAGAGCCCCCAGCACCACCTATTGATTAG